In the Mytilus trossulus isolate FHL-02 chromosome 1, PNRI_Mtr1.1.1.hap1, whole genome shotgun sequence genome, one interval contains:
- the LOC134715512 gene encoding uncharacterized protein LOC134715512, translating into MEKKEMRDFLGTTTHFNPAMNQVNPDDAAKAKFKFKGAHYMGANPEAGVRTHQGSPKMQIFGQQFRRTRSESCGSEGEPSSPIGSPITTPPLHAAMQANTQSQFGAPGVSIANSLKMKELRHEFDFK; encoded by the coding sequence ATGGAGAAAAAAGAAATGAGGGATTTTTTGGGAACAACCACCCATTTTAATCCTGCTATGAATCAAGTCAACCCAGATGATGCTGCCAAAgcaaaattcaaattcaaaggtGCACATTATATGGGAGCTAATCCTGAGGCTGGGGTCAGAACACATCAAGGTAGTCCGAAAATGCAAATATTTGGTCAACAGTTTAGACGCACGAGATCAGAAAGTTGTGGAAGTGAAGGAGAACCTTCATCACCCATTGGATCACCTATAACTACCCCACCACTTCATGCTGCCATGCAAGCCAACACTCAATCTCAGTTTGGAGCTCCAGGAGTATCAATAGCAAACAGTCTAAAAATGAAGGAGCTTAGACAtgaatttgatttcaaataa